The proteins below are encoded in one region of Ignavibacteriota bacterium:
- a CDS encoding CoA activase: protein MIERTPVYLVGLDVGSTTVKAVVIDEASDAILWSDYQRHETKQPEKVLEFLDRIRADLGISDAQIRMYITGSGGSTLAPFLGAKFVQEVNAVSLAVEKLYPETGSVVELGGQDAKIIIFKEDPETGRKKKIPSMNDKCAGGTGAVIDKINAKLRIPAEELSSLGYNGVKLHPVAGKCGVFAETDINGLQKQGVPPDELMASLFESIVQQNLSVLTRGHTLRPDVLLLGGPNTFIRGMVECWRANIPPIWAERDISLPEGVDPASLIKVPENAQYFAAIGAVEFGRENAEEIPIFPGTHALEEFITRGRHELKKQKGSLPLVTSTEELEAFKSAYRIPPFTPTRLEKGSTFRAFLGIDGGSTSTKGVLIDEDRRVAFKAYQLSKGNPIEDTMQIVGALHEMVRSQGATLDILGVGTTGYAKDVLKNTIGGDVALVETVAHTQAALHFYDNVDVICDVGGQDIKIIVLKDGRVVDFKLNTQCSAGNGYFLQSTAEGFGFDVKDFADIAFSAEVAPEFGYGCAVFMQSDIVDFQRQGWQPEEILAGLAMVLPKNIWLYVSQIPNLAKLGSTFVLQGGTQHNLAAVKAQTDFIRSRFSSKGLEPRIIVHEHTGEAGAIGAAVEAARLHGGGLETSFIGLDAVARIRYTSTRNEDTRCYFCKNKCLRTFIDVETSEPAQAHSDSFEYKSGPEAVRAARFETAEEQKRDAVSKVPLAAGANRLIIATCEKGTVEDVNDMRVIAKGLSETRKQFPNLLEVAAHDAWIRYEAPPAAIVPGRLFGERRKRAHEETRARRAALRIGVPRVLNMYSFMPFFSAYFESIGIPHPNLVFSDFTTEELYKEGSKRGSIDPCFPSKVALSHLHNLIYRKHAKTPLNWVFFPIIDELPTDLFGTVASKACPTASGTSESAKAAFIKEEDLFAKHGIRYVNPFLSLRDPALLANQLYREFGEMLELREDENAEAVRHGLEALARFNSGLQTQARGILDTLEAENRLGIVVLARPYHNDPGINHEILDEFQKLGYPVFSQDSLPTDPATLERVFGADVRAGRVRHPMDIDDVWKNSYSENTSRKVWAAKFVARHPNLVALELSSFKCGHDAPIYTLVQEIVECSGTPYFAFKDIDENKPTGSIKIRVETIGYFLKRYREMMVDEARRRRTVDERMNDYESRLRAVLDSAEHSRYALSMGDTAHHEMVQLRLPEEVSA, encoded by the coding sequence ATGATTGAGCGCACACCGGTGTATCTCGTTGGACTCGATGTCGGCAGCACCACGGTGAAGGCCGTGGTGATCGACGAGGCGAGCGACGCGATCCTGTGGAGCGATTATCAGCGCCACGAAACCAAACAACCCGAAAAAGTGCTCGAATTCCTCGATCGGATACGGGCCGACCTCGGAATATCGGACGCGCAGATCCGAATGTATATCACAGGATCGGGCGGCAGCACACTGGCGCCATTTCTTGGCGCAAAGTTTGTGCAGGAAGTGAATGCAGTATCACTCGCCGTCGAAAAACTGTACCCGGAAACAGGTTCCGTGGTTGAACTCGGCGGACAGGACGCAAAGATCATCATTTTCAAGGAGGACCCTGAGACCGGCAGAAAGAAGAAAATCCCGTCCATGAACGACAAGTGCGCCGGAGGCACCGGCGCGGTGATCGACAAGATCAACGCCAAACTCCGCATACCCGCGGAGGAGCTCTCGTCGCTCGGATATAACGGCGTCAAGCTGCACCCCGTCGCGGGCAAATGCGGCGTCTTCGCCGAGACGGATATCAACGGACTGCAGAAACAGGGTGTGCCACCGGACGAACTCATGGCATCACTTTTCGAATCGATCGTACAGCAGAACCTCTCGGTGCTGACGCGGGGACACACCCTGCGTCCCGACGTGCTGCTGCTCGGCGGTCCGAATACGTTCATCCGCGGCATGGTCGAATGTTGGCGCGCGAATATCCCTCCCATCTGGGCCGAACGCGATATCTCTCTCCCGGAAGGTGTCGATCCCGCGTCGTTGATCAAGGTCCCGGAAAACGCACAGTATTTCGCGGCTATCGGCGCCGTGGAATTCGGCCGTGAAAACGCCGAGGAAATTCCCATATTCCCCGGCACACACGCGCTCGAGGAGTTTATCACGCGCGGCCGTCATGAGCTCAAGAAACAGAAGGGCAGTCTGCCCCTTGTCACCTCCACCGAGGAACTTGAGGCCTTTAAATCCGCCTACCGCATCCCGCCCTTTACACCGACGCGTCTTGAAAAGGGCAGCACCTTCCGCGCCTTCCTCGGGATCGACGGAGGTTCCACGTCCACCAAGGGCGTGCTCATAGACGAGGACCGACGCGTCGCCTTCAAGGCCTATCAGCTCTCGAAAGGAAATCCGATCGAGGACACGATGCAGATCGTCGGCGCGCTGCACGAGATGGTCCGTTCGCAGGGCGCGACACTGGACATACTCGGGGTCGGAACCACCGGCTACGCCAAGGACGTGCTTAAAAACACCATCGGCGGTGATGTCGCGCTGGTGGAAACCGTGGCGCATACGCAGGCGGCTCTGCACTTTTACGACAATGTGGATGTGATTTGTGATGTTGGAGGTCAGGACATCAAAATCATTGTCCTCAAAGACGGTCGCGTCGTGGATTTCAAGTTGAATACACAATGCTCCGCCGGCAACGGATACTTTCTGCAGAGCACCGCGGAGGGTTTCGGATTTGATGTCAAGGACTTCGCCGACATCGCCTTTTCGGCCGAGGTCGCCCCGGAATTCGGGTACGGCTGTGCTGTCTTTATGCAGAGCGACATCGTCGATTTCCAACGACAGGGCTGGCAGCCCGAGGAGATTCTTGCCGGTCTCGCGATGGTGCTGCCGAAAAACATCTGGCTCTATGTGTCGCAGATCCCGAATCTCGCGAAGCTCGGCAGCACCTTTGTGCTGCAGGGCGGCACGCAGCACAACCTTGCCGCGGTGAAGGCGCAGACGGATTTTATCCGTTCTCGTTTTTCATCGAAGGGTCTCGAGCCGCGCATCATCGTGCACGAGCATACCGGTGAAGCCGGAGCGATCGGCGCCGCGGTGGAAGCGGCGCGACTGCACGGCGGAGGACTCGAGACCAGCTTCATCGGACTCGACGCAGTTGCGCGCATCCGCTACACGAGCACACGGAACGAGGACACGCGCTGCTACTTCTGCAAGAACAAGTGCCTGCGCACTTTCATCGACGTCGAGACGAGTGAACCGGCACAGGCGCACAGCGACAGCTTCGAGTACAAGTCCGGCCCGGAGGCCGTCCGCGCCGCGCGTTTCGAAACGGCGGAGGAACAGAAGCGCGACGCCGTGTCGAAGGTGCCCCTGGCCGCCGGCGCCAACCGCCTCATCATCGCCACCTGCGAGAAGGGGACAGTGGAGGATGTCAACGACATGCGTGTCATCGCGAAAGGCCTCTCCGAGACCCGGAAGCAATTTCCGAATCTCCTCGAGGTGGCCGCGCACGACGCGTGGATCCGCTACGAGGCGCCACCGGCCGCAATCGTTCCCGGCCGTCTTTTCGGAGAACGCAGGAAACGCGCGCATGAAGAGACCCGCGCGCGCCGCGCTGCACTCAGAATCGGCGTGCCGCGTGTGCTCAACATGTATTCGTTTATGCCCTTCTTCTCCGCCTACTTTGAAAGTATCGGAATACCGCATCCGAATCTCGTATTTTCGGACTTCACCACCGAGGAGTTGTACAAGGAAGGGTCGAAGCGGGGGAGCATCGATCCCTGCTTCCCGAGCAAGGTCGCGCTGTCGCACCTCCACAACTTGATTTACCGCAAACACGCGAAGACACCTCTCAATTGGGTCTTTTTTCCGATCATCGATGAATTGCCCACCGATCTATTCGGCACGGTGGCGTCGAAGGCCTGTCCGACCGCCTCGGGTACGAGCGAATCCGCAAAGGCCGCATTCATCAAGGAGGAGGATCTTTTCGCCAAACACGGCATCCGGTACGTGAATCCCTTTCTCAGTCTCCGCGATCCCGCGCTGCTTGCGAATCAATTGTACCGCGAGTTCGGTGAGATGCTCGAACTCCGGGAGGACGAAAACGCCGAGGCGGTGCGTCACGGACTCGAAGCCCTCGCGCGTTTCAACAGCGGCCTTCAGACGCAGGCGCGCGGCATACTCGACACGCTCGAGGCCGAGAATCGCCTGGGCATCGTGGTGCTCGCGCGCCCGTATCACAACGACCCCGGCATCAATCACGAGATACTCGACGAGTTTCAGAAACTCGGGTATCCGGTGTTCTCGCAGGATTCGCTGCCTACTGACCCCGCGACTCTCGAGCGTGTTTTCGGCGCTGATGTCCGTGCCGGACGTGTACGCCACCCGATGGACATCGACGACGTATGGAAGAATTCGTACAGCGAGAACACGTCTCGGAAGGTGTGGGCTGCAAAATTCGTGGCACGGCATCCCAACCTCGTGGCGCTCGAACTCTCGAGCTTCAAGTGCGGACACGACGCGCCCATATACACGCTGGTGCAGGAAATCGTCGAGTGCTCCGGCACGCCGTATTTTGCGTTCAAGGACATTGACGAGAACAAACCGACGGGAAGCATCAAGATCCGCGTCGAAACCATCGGGTACTTCCTGAAGCGCTATCGCGAGATGATGGTGGACGAGGCGCGCAGGCGGCGCACCGTCGACGAACGCATGAACGACTACGAGTCGCGGCTTCGTGCGGTGCTCGATTCCGCGGAGCACTCGCGGTACGCGCTGTCAATGGGCGACACGGCGCATCACGAGATGGTGCAGTTGCGCCTTCCCGAGGAGGTTTCGGCATGA
- a CDS encoding activator of (R)-2-hydroxyglutaryl-CoA dehydratase, translated as MSSHRPTPGHDHSFGRGSGIDAPVATTPVSDTTIDILVARERSRLESELGITDKHVQHAARPEERPFTRAERPFTTVLFGGLTWKHERLIQAMMHGLGYKAEYLATPNVRAFQTGKEYGNNGQCNPTYFTVGNLIEHLTALERGGLSRRDIIDRHVFFTAGACGPCRFGMYEAEFRLALRNAGFDGFRVLILEQSGGLNQASGDMGLEMNLDFTLGILNSFMIADVLNDVAYQLRPFELVPGATDAALNESIEIMARVMERQKAASVPRAVGDSAHRPAKAAARATARRFLAQLFGRELLEGMTECRALFAGVKVDRTRLRPVVKVTGEFWAQTTEGDGNFNMFRFLEKEGAQVMVEPISTWLLYLLHQVKQETRDRKFSGLDPTLPLTARMVQKVKRLGTMWKKVAIFTFAEKVYMREYNRLRRCLDNIPHELPNQYAMQRIAHPYYNTRLEGGEGHLEVAKNIYYTNKSLCHMVLSVKPFGCMPSTQSDGVQSAVTSHHKDIIYLPIETSGEGEINAHSRVQMVLGEARAAARAELQRAVEQTGLTLDDARAAIANNPVFSDPFLPLRRTRGVVGVAPNFLLQFAPRIGAARKERTV; from the coding sequence ATGAGTTCACATAGACCGACGCCCGGCCACGATCATTCCTTCGGCCGGGGTAGCGGCATTGATGCGCCGGTAGCGACAACACCGGTATCGGACACAACCATCGATATCCTCGTGGCCCGTGAACGTTCGCGGCTCGAGTCGGAACTCGGCATAACTGATAAACACGTCCAACACGCCGCGCGCCCTGAGGAGCGCCCGTTTACGAGGGCTGAACGCCCCTTTACAACCGTGCTTTTTGGCGGACTCACCTGGAAACACGAACGACTCATTCAGGCGATGATGCACGGACTCGGCTACAAGGCCGAATACCTTGCGACCCCGAACGTGCGCGCATTCCAGACAGGAAAGGAGTACGGCAACAATGGCCAGTGTAATCCGACCTACTTCACAGTCGGGAATCTGATAGAGCATCTTACCGCCCTCGAACGCGGCGGATTGTCGCGACGCGACATTATCGACCGCCATGTGTTTTTTACCGCCGGAGCATGCGGTCCCTGCCGCTTCGGGATGTACGAGGCCGAATTCCGTCTCGCGCTTCGTAACGCCGGCTTCGATGGATTCCGTGTGCTTATTCTCGAACAGTCCGGCGGACTCAACCAGGCCTCGGGCGATATGGGCCTCGAGATGAATCTCGATTTTACACTCGGGATTCTGAATTCGTTTATGATCGCCGATGTGCTCAACGACGTGGCGTATCAATTGCGGCCTTTCGAGCTTGTGCCGGGCGCGACGGATGCGGCACTCAACGAATCGATCGAGATCATGGCGCGTGTCATGGAGCGTCAGAAGGCGGCGAGTGTTCCGCGCGCCGTCGGCGACTCAGCACATCGACCTGCAAAAGCCGCGGCCAGAGCCACAGCGCGACGCTTCCTTGCGCAGCTCTTCGGGCGGGAACTGCTCGAAGGAATGACCGAGTGCCGCGCCCTCTTTGCGGGCGTGAAAGTCGACCGCACCCGCCTGCGCCCCGTCGTCAAGGTGACCGGTGAATTCTGGGCGCAGACCACCGAGGGCGACGGCAATTTTAATATGTTCCGCTTCCTCGAGAAGGAAGGCGCCCAGGTCATGGTGGAACCCATCTCGACCTGGCTGCTCTATCTGCTGCACCAGGTGAAACAGGAGACGCGCGACCGAAAATTCTCCGGGCTCGACCCGACGCTCCCTCTTACGGCTCGTATGGTTCAGAAAGTGAAGCGGCTCGGAACCATGTGGAAGAAGGTGGCCATTTTCACTTTCGCGGAGAAGGTGTACATGCGCGAATACAACCGTCTGCGTCGCTGCCTCGACAACATACCGCATGAACTGCCGAACCAATATGCCATGCAACGCATCGCGCATCCCTACTACAACACGCGGCTCGAGGGTGGGGAGGGGCATCTCGAAGTCGCGAAGAACATCTACTACACGAACAAATCGCTCTGCCACATGGTGCTCTCGGTCAAACCCTTCGGATGTATGCCCAGCACGCAGTCCGACGGAGTGCAATCAGCGGTGACATCGCATCACAAGGACATCATTTACCTTCCCATCGAAACATCCGGCGAAGGCGAGATCAACGCTCACAGCCGGGTGCAGATGGTCCTCGGCGAGGCCCGCGCCGCCGCGCGCGCGGAATTGCAGAGGGCGGTGGAACAGACGGGTCTTACACTCGACGACGCCCGCGCGGCCATTGCAAACAACCCCGTCTTCAGTGATCCGTTTCTTCCCCTGCGCCGCACGCGAGGGGTGGTCGGAGTCGCGCCGAATTTCCTGTTGCAGTTCGCACCGCGCATTGGCGCCGCACGGAAGGAGCGCACTGTATGA
- a CDS encoding choice-of-anchor D domain-containing protein produces MRFCTLLVILLVCTVNLAAQWSSNPAANNPICTEQRNQRLVKAISDGKGGAIFTWEDERSGLNIYDIYAQRIDADGNVRWGLNGVPVCTIVGSQNKPQMCTNEKGGAFIVWKDVRFQNNDIYIQQLDSNGAMMWSSSGVDLVPNVLIDKEQSDPVICVDGQGGCFVGFMDNVAGGNFDNQIMLIRVNADGTLAWPSAGYVSPITPQSGMYQYSPSICSDGDKGCWIAWQWFRGGPSGQYDLYIQRVTAGGGLKFPGAGLPLCNAAGNQGYPYIAYDGLNGVVTAWPDFRISNRQVVYAQRIDANGTGMWTGGPVTNAGGISDNPSIIGMGGGAGVIVWEDYRAGSSSDIYVQYMNPDGSAKWTANGVPVCTAPNSQLVPTVCKADDGGIFVAWEDRRNGNINGDIYAQRFDASGNRLWAENGVAVSTPPNTQSAPVIVTSTDGSAIFAWEDYRSGFSNAHIYAAKLLSDGTFPRSQPAMQLSSKTMDFGVLGVGAKRDRVVAITNTGGDTLHISNITSSSPDFAARPTVKSLASGTSFNDTIRFTPSVTGPISGFVVVQSDSWTSPDTIRVSGTGTGTAVLDVPARRFSMGYVRMSTQKDTNVVFTNAGLDTLKITSANSSNAAFTISPGISNVAPGRTLTQRIRYAPRAPGNVNARIVLLSNAPSSPDTLFMTGIGVGEVDIIMTPTGVAFGDVAVGARKDTAIDLKNNGTDTLRVTSIDSDDAAFIPIVTMFNVPPQATYKMKVRCSPVRLGAVSGELTIYSNSRTTPDKLTLSANGQINVVFAPSALAFGPIETGKWRDTVIYIQNKMLDTLRVTGVSSNNPAFSARPTVFTIAPGYSYPDTLRFAPTSVGTINGVISYTSNSASTPDKVDVTGEGRNPNGVEGPPASVSGFTLLQNYPNPFSSTTSIPYEIHKAVRVTLRIENILGQTVAVLVDAERTPGRYTAAFNAAALPIGSYRFVLRAGQYEAAGLLQVQR; encoded by the coding sequence ATGCGTTTTTGTACCCTGCTTGTTATTCTTCTTGTCTGCACGGTGAACCTCGCCGCGCAATGGTCTTCAAATCCCGCGGCGAACAATCCGATCTGCACCGAACAGCGCAACCAACGTCTTGTGAAGGCGATCAGCGACGGGAAGGGCGGCGCCATCTTCACGTGGGAAGACGAGCGGTCCGGTCTCAATATCTACGACATCTACGCGCAGCGCATCGACGCCGACGGCAACGTCCGCTGGGGCCTGAACGGCGTGCCCGTATGCACCATCGTGGGTTCGCAGAACAAGCCGCAGATGTGCACAAATGAGAAGGGCGGCGCCTTTATCGTGTGGAAGGACGTTCGTTTCCAGAACAACGACATTTACATTCAGCAGCTCGATTCCAACGGCGCGATGATGTGGTCGAGTTCGGGAGTGGATCTTGTGCCCAACGTGCTTATCGACAAGGAGCAGAGCGATCCCGTCATCTGCGTCGACGGACAGGGCGGGTGTTTTGTCGGATTCATGGACAACGTGGCCGGCGGCAATTTCGACAATCAGATCATGCTCATTCGTGTCAATGCCGACGGCACGCTGGCCTGGCCGAGTGCCGGGTACGTCTCGCCGATCACACCGCAGAGCGGCATGTACCAGTATTCTCCCTCTATCTGCTCGGACGGTGACAAAGGATGCTGGATTGCCTGGCAGTGGTTCCGCGGTGGGCCGAGCGGGCAGTACGATCTGTATATCCAGCGTGTCACCGCGGGGGGCGGCTTGAAGTTCCCCGGAGCCGGACTTCCTCTCTGTAATGCTGCGGGAAATCAGGGGTATCCGTACATCGCCTACGATGGATTAAACGGTGTTGTGACCGCCTGGCCCGATTTCCGGATATCGAACCGACAGGTCGTATATGCACAGCGTATTGATGCAAACGGTACCGGCATGTGGACCGGTGGTCCCGTCACCAACGCCGGCGGAATATCCGACAATCCCTCCATCATCGGAATGGGCGGAGGCGCCGGCGTCATTGTCTGGGAAGATTACCGCGCGGGCAGCAGCAGTGATATTTACGTCCAGTACATGAATCCCGATGGCAGCGCAAAATGGACGGCCAATGGAGTGCCCGTCTGTACAGCGCCCAACAGTCAGCTCGTTCCCACAGTGTGCAAGGCCGACGACGGCGGCATTTTTGTGGCATGGGAGGACCGGCGGAATGGCAACATCAACGGCGATATTTATGCCCAGCGCTTCGACGCCAGCGGCAATCGCCTGTGGGCGGAAAACGGGGTTGCGGTCAGCACACCTCCGAATACGCAGTCCGCTCCTGTGATCGTCACCTCCACAGACGGTTCCGCGATTTTTGCGTGGGAAGATTACCGCAGCGGTTTCAGCAACGCCCACATCTACGCCGCAAAACTGCTCAGCGACGGCACCTTCCCGCGTTCGCAGCCGGCAATGCAGCTTTCGTCAAAGACTATGGACTTCGGCGTGCTGGGCGTCGGCGCGAAGCGCGACCGCGTGGTGGCAATAACCAACACCGGCGGTGACACGCTGCACATCAGCAACATCACGTCCTCCAGTCCTGATTTTGCAGCGCGACCCACGGTAAAATCGCTCGCCTCCGGCACGTCCTTCAACGACACCATTCGTTTCACACCAAGTGTCACGGGACCGATCAGCGGCTTCGTCGTTGTGCAGAGCGACAGTTGGACTTCTCCCGACACCATCCGTGTTTCCGGCACCGGCACGGGCACCGCGGTGCTCGACGTGCCCGCGCGCCGCTTCTCGATGGGCTACGTGCGCATGAGCACACAGAAGGATACCAACGTCGTGTTCACAAACGCCGGCCTCGACACACTGAAGATCACCTCCGCGAATTCCTCGAACGCCGCTTTCACAATTTCACCGGGCATCTCGAACGTCGCGCCCGGCCGCACGCTTACTCAGCGCATCCGCTACGCTCCGCGCGCACCGGGCAACGTGAACGCGCGCATCGTGCTGCTCAGCAACGCCCCGAGTTCACCGGACACTCTGTTTATGACCGGCATCGGCGTCGGCGAAGTCGACATCATCATGACCCCGACCGGTGTCGCCTTCGGTGATGTTGCAGTCGGCGCACGGAAAGACACTGCGATCGATCTGAAGAATAACGGCACGGACACACTGCGTGTCACATCGATCGACAGCGACGATGCGGCGTTTATTCCCATCGTGACCATGTTCAATGTTCCGCCCCAGGCGACCTATAAGATGAAAGTGCGCTGTTCCCCGGTGCGCCTCGGTGCCGTCAGTGGCGAACTCACCATCTACAGCAACTCGCGTACAACACCCGACAAGCTGACCCTGTCCGCCAACGGCCAGATAAACGTGGTGTTCGCACCGTCCGCACTTGCTTTTGGTCCGATCGAAACAGGGAAGTGGCGCGATACCGTGATTTACATCCAGAACAAGATGCTCGACACATTGCGTGTCACTGGTGTGTCAAGCAATAATCCGGCGTTCAGTGCGCGTCCGACCGTGTTTACCATAGCGCCGGGATACAGCTATCCCGATACGCTGCGTTTTGCGCCCACAAGCGTTGGGACGATCAACGGCGTCATTTCGTACACCAGCAACAGCGCCTCGACACCCGACAAAGTGGACGTAACCGGCGAAGGTCGCAATCCTAACGGAGTGGAAGGACCGCCTGCATCGGTGTCGGGCTTTACACTGCTGCAGAATTACCCGAATCCGTTCTCATCGACTACCTCGATTCCGTACGAGATACATAAGGCGGTGCGTGTGACATTGCGCATCGAAAATATTCTCGGACAGACAGTCGCGGTGCTCGTCGACGCCGAGCGTACGCCGGGCCGCTACACCGCCGCTTTTAATGCGGCAGCGCTGCCCATCGGAAGCTACCGCTTTGTGCTCCGCGCAGGCCAGTACGAAGCCGCTGGCCTGTTGCAGGTTCAGCGCTGA
- a CDS encoding YihY/virulence factor BrkB family protein — protein sequence MRTTALQRGVATARRIASIRGIREVWMYLVRITERMEDNHIFLSGAAIAFNSFLCFIPLVLVIFYVLGLYLDSASALATINSYLDSLDMIPYEREYIRERVIMLVREFVGGSSLAGIIGLVGLIWTSSALFAALRVVLNRIFAIRDTRNFVVSKLKDLALLSTVGIALVLITALSYGMTLIRGLAESWFGLAAGHWLLEGTLLHVSTGLLNFMLFCVVFVLVPDQRISWRVVLLSSGIAAVFWGVAKALFGYYLANLWSIGRVYGPYAVLVATAIWIYYSSITLLVAAEIGEMARERRQLKKLFQEKRIRRIMASSEMPDLVFPDTESKQGSDS from the coding sequence ATGAGGACCACGGCCCTGCAAAGGGGAGTCGCCACGGCCCGGCGCATCGCGTCGATACGGGGCATCCGGGAAGTGTGGATGTATCTCGTGCGGATCACGGAGCGTATGGAAGACAACCACATCTTCCTTTCCGGGGCGGCAATCGCCTTCAACTCCTTCCTCTGCTTTATCCCCCTCGTCCTGGTCATTTTTTACGTCCTTGGCCTGTATCTCGACTCGGCTTCTGCGCTCGCCACAATTAACTCGTATCTCGACTCTCTCGACATGATTCCCTACGAACGCGAGTACATCCGCGAACGCGTGATCATGCTCGTGCGCGAGTTTGTGGGCGGATCCTCCCTTGCGGGAATTATCGGACTCGTTGGTCTGATATGGACGTCCAGCGCGCTGTTTGCCGCACTGCGTGTGGTGCTCAACCGCATTTTCGCCATCCGCGACACACGCAATTTTGTTGTCTCGAAACTCAAGGATCTCGCCCTGCTGTCGACGGTCGGCATCGCGCTGGTACTCATCACCGCGCTCAGCTACGGCATGACGCTCATCCGCGGACTGGCGGAATCCTGGTTCGGGCTCGCGGCTGGGCACTGGCTTCTCGAGGGCACGTTGCTGCACGTCTCGACGGGCCTGCTGAATTTTATGCTGTTCTGTGTGGTCTTTGTTCTGGTGCCAGACCAGAGAATTTCGTGGAGGGTGGTGCTTTTGTCGAGCGGCATAGCCGCGGTGTTCTGGGGCGTGGCGAAGGCGCTGTTTGGCTACTACCTCGCGAATCTGTGGAGCATCGGCCGTGTGTACGGACCCTACGCGGTGCTTGTCGCCACGGCGATCTGGATTTACTACTCCAGCATCACGCTGCTTGTCGCGGCCGAAATAGGGGAGATGGCACGCGAGAGACGGCAGTTGAAAAAACTCTTTCAGGAGAAACGGATCCGGCGCATCATGGCATCGTCGGAGATGCCGGATCTTGTGTTTCCCGACACGGAGTCGAAGCAGGGCTCGGATTCATAG